From the genome of Thiovulum sp. ES:
GTGATAATTTCTCCAAAATGAATTTAAAATTGGAGTCTTTTCAGTTTTATTTAGAAGATTTGCAACAAAATAGTGAGCCTTCTCAGGCTCAAGAGTGTATAAAAGCTTTCGTAAAACTTTATAAATCAAAATTTATCTCCAAATAAATGAAAGTGTAATTTCTTTTCCGTCTTCAGAAATTTCTAAAGTTTCGTCGTAAATTTTGTGCCACTCAAAAGTTGTTTTAATTGAATTCATAACATGATGAAACTCTTTTGAGAATGGAACTTTTACCGAACTGATTTTTTTAGATTTGATTAAATCAAAACAGCTATTTACAAGTTCTTCATAAACGATTTTGTTTTTTGCTCTTTGAAGTCTGTAATCATGCATCATGTGATAATTGTTTTGTAAAATCTCTTTGTTCATTTCTGAAAGATTTACTTTGTCGGCAACATGATCTTCCTCAAATTCAATTCTCTCTTTATATTTCTCAATATTTTCACTGTAAAACTCGGCAAAAGTTGATCGAACAGAAAGTAGAGTTTGAATGATTTCAGAATCTGAAAATTTGTTTCCACTGAAATTTTCAAGATGTTTTTCATCGTTTTCTGAAGTTGCTGAAAGAGTTTTAAGAATTGTTGTTACTGCTTGAAGATAAATATATTTGTCTTCTTTTGAGGGTTGAAAAGTAATCCCATTGTGAGAGATAACAGGTTTGTTTCCTGTCATTTTGATTTCAAGGTTTTCCAAAAAATTCCTTTTTTTGACTTTCTATAATTGTAGCACTCTTAAAACTTAAAAAAGGTCAATATAATAAAAGTATAACTTTTAATAAAAATAAATTTCAAATATGAAAATAAATTTTAAAAGATTTCTTTAAAATTTCCAAGATAAAATATATACCAATGTGATACTATTCACTTGTAACTTAAACTACAACTTAAGGAACTTTATATGAAGTTAGGTTTTTTAGTTGATTTAAATCTCTGTATGGGATGTAAAGGGTGCGAAATTGCCTGTAAGGTAGAGAATGAAGTGCCTCTTTCATCTTGGAGATTAAGAGTCAAATATGTAGATATGGGAACATTCCCTGATACGAAGCGAACTTTCACACCTTTACGATGTAATCACTGTGAAAATGCTCCTTGTGAGAGAATTTGTCCTGTTTCAGCTCTCCACTATATTGATAACGGAATTGTCAATATTGACAAAGAGAGATGTATTGGTTGTGCGGGTTGTGTAATGGCTTGTCCATATGGTGCGATTTATATCGATCCAGAAACAAACACAGCAGACAAATGTACTTATTGTGCGCACAGAATTTCAACAGGGTTAATGCCGTCATGTGTTGTTGCATGTCCAGTTGAAGCGAATATCTTTGGAGACTTAGAAGATTCAAGCAGTGCGATTAGTAAGTATATTATGAGTAATGATGTCAAAGTTAGAAAGCCTGAAAAAGGAACTTTCCCTAAACACTTCTATGCAGGTGGTGGAGATGTAAATCTAAATCCATTAGCATCAAAAAGAGAAGAGGGACATCAATTATTTAACAATATTACTCACCTTAAACATGTAGGAGTACACTAATGGTTGAACATACTTTACCAGCCACTCAAGCTGTTGTTACCCTAGATGTTGCCTTACCAGGTATCGTTTGGGGTTGGATTATCACAATGAATATGTGGGCGAAATCTATTGGAACAGGTGTTATTTTTATAGGTTTTTATCTCTTAAAAAAATATCCTGACACAAAAGATGTAACATTCTTAAAAATGCCATTGGTAATTATTTCACTGGTATTTATTCACATTTTCTTACTATTTACAGTTCTTGATTTACACCAGATGTTTAGATTCTGGCATATTTTCTTCTATCCGCATTGGACATCGGCAATTACAGTTGGTGCGTGGATTGTAACAGGTTTAGTGGGTGTTCTATTCTTAATGGCAGCAGCTAAATTTGTGAAAAAAGATTCTCTTTACGATTCGCTTATGCCGTGGGCGGTAATTCTCTCAATTCCTGTTACACTTTATACAGCGGGAATTATGGCGGAAGCGAGTGCAAGAGAGTTATGGCAAATGCCAACTGAAATGGTTCAAATGATTCTTGCTGCAACTCTAACTGGTTCTGCAACACTTCTACTTGTTGGAATGAACAGATTTAGCGATGAGGTCAAACGAGACTTATCGGTTGTTCTTGGTCTTTCTGCATTTGCTGCTTTCATGCTTTATATGGGTGAGTTAGTTTTTGGTCCAATGAAAGCTGAAGAAGTTGCTGCCGTTCTAACTTATGTTCAAGCTGGTGGTGAATATTCAACAATGTTCTGGATCGGACAAACATTCGCATTTATCGTGCCGTCTGTTTTAGTATTACTTGCTGTTACGAGCAGAGCATATACAATTATGCCACTTGCTGCTGTTTCTGCGATTGTTGGTCTTTGGTTAGTAAAACATGTTTGGCTAATCATTCCACAACTTTTACCAATGAGCTAAGGAGAAGATAATATATGTTTTTTGAAAGTAGAAGAAACTTTTTAAAAGGTACAGCTCTTGCCGTTGGTGGTGTGGCTGTTGCAAAAGGTGTCTTTAGTGGAGTTTCTCCAGAATTAGAGGCTGAAAGTGAATTTTCAATAACTCCTGAAAATCTTGATTTCTACCCACCACTTGATCAATGGGAAGATTTTAATGAACTTGACGGAAATGATTGGAAACGAGGTGGTATTGGTCGAAAAGGTGTAAAAAGCGAAGAAAATCCAGACGGAATTAAAGTAAATAATTTTACAATCGTTCCAACTGCTTGTTCAAACTGTGAAGCATCTTGTGGTCTAACTGCTTGGGTTGATAAAGAGACAATGGTTGTCAAAAAATACATGGGTAACCCTCTTCATGCTGGTTCTCGAGGTCGAAACTGTGCAAAAGGTTATGCTGCCCAGTCTCAAATGTATGATCCAGACCGAATTCCTTTCCCACTAAAAAGAGCTGAAGGTTCAAAACGGGGTGAAGGAAAATGGGTTAGAACAACTTGGCATGATGCAATGACTGCTATCGGTAAAAAGATGGGTGATACTCTCCGAAACGGTGATGAGCTATCTAAAAAATCTGTTATGTTCCATGTTGGGCGACCAAATGAGAACGGATTTACTGGAAAAGTTTGGCATTCACTCGGTGTTGATGCATTCAACTCACACACAAATATCTGTTCTTCTGGTGGTCGGACTCCGACAATTCAGTGGGCAAATGATGACCGAACAAGTCCAGATTGGGCAAATGCAAAACTTGTTTTCTTGAATTCATCACATGCGGCTGATGCTGGACACTATTTCCAACAATCTGCTGGATTTATTGCTGATGCTAGAAAAAAAGGTGCAAAACTTGTTGTTATGGATCCAAGACTCTCTAACTCGGCAGGTATTGCTGATTTATGGATTGCTGCTTGGCCAGGAACTGAAGCTTCTATTTATCTCTATTTAGCAAACAGAATTCTTCAAGAAAATAAAGTTCATGACACTTTTGTAAAAGAGTGGGTGAATTGGGGACATTTCCTAAAAAATGAAAACTATCTAAAATTCATGATGGATCGAGGATATATTTCACAACTTCCAAAAGATAATTCATATGAGAGTTTCATCGAATTATTAAAAGAGTTGTATGCTCCATACACACTTGAGTATGTTTCAAAAGAGACTCATGTTCCTGCTGAAAAACTTGAGCAACTTTATGACATCTTTATTTGGGCTGGTGACTCAATTTCAACTTATTTCTGGAGAGCGGCTGCAGCGGGTAACCGAGGTGGTTGGATGTCTGGACGAGCTGGATACCTTTCACTTGTTCTACGAGGTGCAATTGGTACAGAAGGTGGTACATTCTTCCATCACTGGCATGTTATTTCAATCGCAGGAAAAGGTGGAAAATCTACTGTTGGTAACGGAGATATTCCAAAAGTTGATCACTGGAATGAGCTTACTTGGCCTCCAGAATGGCCTCTTTCAACTTATGAAATGTCATATTTGCTACCTCATCTTCTTTCAGATACCGAGTGGCAGAAAAAATGGACTGCAAAAGGTCTTAAAGTTCCAACAAAACTTTCAGTTTGGATTCCAAGAATGTATAACCCTGTTTGGATTAATCCAGATGGTTTCCGATGGATCGATACTCTTAAAGATGAGTCTAAAATGGAGCTTACTTTCAACTTATCGCCGACTTGGTCTGAAACAAACTGGTTTGTAGATTATATTTTACCAGTTGGATTAGCGGGTGAAAGACATGATCAACACTCTGAAGCAACTTTCCCTGGACGATGGACTTCATTCCGACAACCAGTATTGAGAGTTGCAATGGAACAAGCTGGTTGGAAGCCAAAAGATCCAAACAAAGCTACTCTTGAAGCTCACATCAAAGCAGGTCTTGGTGAGATTTGGGAAGAAAATGAGTTCTGGATGAACATGGCTGTAAATTACATCGATCCAGATGGTAGTTTAGATGTTAAACAGCATTGGGAATCAAAAATCAATAAAGGGAAACCTGTAACGATTGCCGAATGGTATGATGCTGCATTCTCAAAACTTCCAAAACTTGTGAAAACTGCGAAAGCTGATCCAAAATATCAAGATGAGCAATTCCCAGTTTATGCTTACATGAGAGATCACGGAACTTGGTTAGAAGAAGACAAAATCTATCATGCTCAAAAACGGGAACTTCACGAAGTTAAAGAAGAGATTTATGATGCTTCAACAGACACATATGTAACAAAAGAGTGCTATGTTTCTCATGGACACCGATACGACAAAAAGCATGTTACGAAAGATGAGTTTGGAACTCTAGTTTATGAACATGATGGACATAAAAAATCTATTGGTGTTGAAGTTGATGGAAAACTTAGAGATGGTTTTGCAACTCTTGATAAAAAACTCGATTTCTTTTCAGAGTGGATGACAGAGTGGAAATGGCCTGAATATGCAATTCCATTCTATCCACGAAATGAGAAAGAGAAAGAGGAGATGCCTCATATCGTTTCTCATGTTCATCATAGATATATGACGGAAAAAAATGAGCGAGGTGAGAAAAACTCATTTGCACTTAACACTGTTTTCAGACTTCCGTACAACATTCATACAAGATCGGTGAATTCAAAACACTTGATGGAAATTTCTCAAAACCACGATCCAATTTGGATTGCAACAGGTGATGCGGAAAGACTTGGCTTCAAACGAGGTGATGCTGTTAAAGTTAAAATTGTTGATTCAGTTTCTGGACTTGAAAGCGGATATTTCGTAGGTATGGCTGTTCCAACAGAAGGTGTTCTACCAGGAACTTTAGCTTGTTCTCATCACGGTGGTAGATGGAGAGTTGTAAATTCTGTTGAGATCAAAAACGGTTCAGAAGTTGGTGATTTCCAACCTGAAGGTTTCACTGGCACTTTAGGTGTTATGGGAATCGGTGCTCCACTTGCCGAACTTGAAATGGTTGAGGAAGATGGAAAAGTTGGAAAACTTCGATGGAGTGCTGGAATCGAACAGAATCGAAAACCTTGGCAGTTCGCTGAATACAACAAAGATATTGACAATATTTGGTGGGACGGACTTTC
Proteins encoded in this window:
- a CDS encoding Cytochrome c peroxidase MauG (PFAM: Polysulphide reductase, NrfD), translating into MVEHTLPATQAVVTLDVALPGIVWGWIITMNMWAKSIGTGVIFIGFYLLKKYPDTKDVTFLKMPLVIISLVFIHIFLLFTVLDLHQMFRFWHIFFYPHWTSAITVGAWIVTGLVGVLFLMAAAKFVKKDSLYDSLMPWAVILSIPVTLYTAGIMAEASARELWQMPTEMVQMILAATLTGSATLLLVGMNRFSDEVKRDLSVVLGLSAFAAFMLYMGELVFGPMKAEEVAAVLTYVQAGGEYSTMFWIGQTFAFIVPSVLVLLAVTSRAYTIMPLAAVSAIVGLWLVKHVWLIIPQLLPMS
- a CDS encoding Fe-S-cluster-containing hydrogenase subunit produces the protein MKLGFLVDLNLCMGCKGCEIACKVENEVPLSSWRLRVKYVDMGTFPDTKRTFTPLRCNHCENAPCERICPVSALHYIDNGIVNIDKERCIGCAGCVMACPYGAIYIDPETNTADKCTYCAHRISTGLMPSCVVACPVEANIFGDLEDSSSAISKYIMSNDVKVRKPEKGTFPKHFYAGGGDVNLNPLASKREEGHQLFNNITHLKHVGVH
- a CDS encoding anaerobic dehydrogenase, typically selenocysteine-containing (PFAM: Molybdopterin oxidoreductase; Molybdopterin oxidoreductase Fe4S4 domain~TIGRFAM: Tat (twin-arginine translocation) pathway signal sequence~IMG reference gene:2508609871_SP), whose translation is MFFESRRNFLKGTALAVGGVAVAKGVFSGVSPELEAESEFSITPENLDFYPPLDQWEDFNELDGNDWKRGGIGRKGVKSEENPDGIKVNNFTIVPTACSNCEASCGLTAWVDKETMVVKKYMGNPLHAGSRGRNCAKGYAAQSQMYDPDRIPFPLKRAEGSKRGEGKWVRTTWHDAMTAIGKKMGDTLRNGDELSKKSVMFHVGRPNENGFTGKVWHSLGVDAFNSHTNICSSGGRTPTIQWANDDRTSPDWANAKLVFLNSSHAADAGHYFQQSAGFIADARKKGAKLVVMDPRLSNSAGIADLWIAAWPGTEASIYLYLANRILQENKVHDTFVKEWVNWGHFLKNENYLKFMMDRGYISQLPKDNSYESFIELLKELYAPYTLEYVSKETHVPAEKLEQLYDIFIWAGDSISTYFWRAAAAGNRGGWMSGRAGYLSLVLRGAIGTEGGTFFHHWHVISIAGKGGKSTVGNGDIPKVDHWNELTWPPEWPLSTYEMSYLLPHLLSDTEWQKKWTAKGLKVPTKLSVWIPRMYNPVWINPDGFRWIDTLKDESKMELTFNLSPTWSETNWFVDYILPVGLAGERHDQHSEATFPGRWTSFRQPVLRVAMEQAGWKPKDPNKATLEAHIKAGLGEIWEENEFWMNMAVNYIDPDGSLDVKQHWESKINKGKPVTIAEWYDAAFSKLPKLVKTAKADPKYQDEQFPVYAYMRDHGTWLEEDKIYHAQKRELHEVKEEIYDASTDTYVTKECYVSHGHRYDKKHVTKDEFGTLVYEHDGHKKSIGVEVDGKLRDGFATLDKKLDFFSEWMTEWKWPEYAIPFYPRNEKEKEEMPHIVSHVHHRYMTEKNERGEKNSFALNTVFRLPYNIHTRSVNSKHLMEISQNHDPIWIATGDAERLGFKRGDAVKVKIVDSVSGLESGYFVGMAVPTEGVLPGTLACSHHGGRWRVVNSVEIKNGSEVGDFQPEGFTGTLGVMGIGAPLAELEMVEEDGKVGKLRWSAGIEQNRKPWQFAEYNKDIDNIWWDGLSGAWQNAVAAPHPDPISGMHCWHQKVLLEQVSKDEKIGDVYVNYDNNFKVYQAWRDELARPLNSSDTLRRPMHIKRPWVPISKKGYTVSIKD